The Osmia lignaria lignaria isolate PbOS001 chromosome 14, iyOsmLign1, whole genome shotgun sequence genome has a window encoding:
- the LOC117607388 gene encoding uncharacterized protein LOC117607388 isoform X1, whose amino-acid sequence MLGRMRAAFFSLVVATSLLQCTQQQGSRQNREVVLNISDDQKSQYLNQDFYSNAYNYGYEISPSGQFHHEVRGPDHITYGCYGYIDPYGKLKTTFYISDGWGYRVVQPGNAVELFLHEHEHHHDESNQENHDDHGDHDHHDHHGVITEWRDLYFPQICRQFDGTGSGPGMPPMGGGPSTDGSSSGGTPVRPGQPQYPSQPPEYPAQPGYPGTGGTPGQPGYPGIPGNTGTQPVPQQPGYPGKPGTPGIPGTQPGLPQPGHPGTPGTPGIPGTPPIPAQPGYPGTPGTPGRPGTPGTPGTSQPGHPPTPVQPGYPGTPGTPGRPETPGLPGIPPIPAQPGYPGTPGTPGRPGTPGTPGTPTIPHQPGHPGTPGTPGRPGTPGTPGTPPIPHQPGHPGTPGTPGRPGTPGTPGTPPTPPQPGYPGTPGTPGTPGTPGIPGTPPIPPQPGHPGTPGTPGTPGTPGTPGTPPIPPQPGHPGTPGTPGTPGTPGIPGTPPIPPQPGHPGTPGTPGRPGTPGRPGTPPIPPQPGHPGTPGTPGRPGTPGIPGTPPVPPQPGHPGTPGTPGRPGTPGRPGTPPIPPQTGHPGTPGTPGRPGTPSIPGTPSIPSQPEHPGTPGTPGTHGTPGIPGTPPIPPQTGHPGTPGTSGRPGTPGIPGIPQIPPQPGYPGTPGTPGISQPGHHPIPSHPGYPGTAGTPGTPGTPGTPGSPPTPPQTVTPGRPGKPGTPVQPGIPGHPGTPGYPSHPGPSAPGHPPIPSQPGHPGIPGRPGTPGIPGTSPIPPQPGYPGSPGTPGTPGTPGIPGTPPISGQPGYPGSPGTPGTPDIPGTPPIPPQPGYPGTPGTPGRPGKPGKPGKPGRPVLPGIHGHPGTPGYPGYPGTSQPGHPTIPAQPGYPGIPGTPGSPGTPGIPGTPPIPPQPGYPGSPGTPGTPGTPGIPGTPPISGQPGYPGSPGTPGTPGTPDIPGTPPIPPQPGYPGSPGTPGTPETPGIPGTPPIPPQPGYPGSPGTPSTPGTPDIPGTPPIPPQPGYPGTPGTPGTPGTPGIPGIPPTYPKPGTPGRPGKPGKPVHPGIHGHPGTPGYPGYPGTSQPGHPAQPGYPGTPGTPGIPGTPPIPAQPGYPGTPGTPGRPGTPGIPGTPPTPPQPGYPGTPGTPGTPGTPDIPGIPSTPPQPGTPGRPGKPGKPVHPGIPGHPSTPGYPGHPGTSQPGHPSIPAQPGYPGSPGTPGRPGTPGIPGTPPIPAQPGYPGTPGTPGRPGTPGIPGTPPIPPQPGYPGSPGTPGTPGTPGIPGIPSIPSQPGTPGTPGKPGKPIHPGIPGHPGTPGYPGHPGTSQPGHPPIPAQPGYPGTPGTPGRPGTPGIPGTPPIPPQPGYPGSPGTPGTPGTPGIPGTPSIPPQPGYPGTPGTPGRPGTPGIPGTPPIPPQPGYPGTPGTPGRPGSPGIPGTPPISPQPGYPGSPGTPGTPGTPGIPGVPSTPSQPGAPGRPGKPGKPIHPGIPGHPGTPGYPGHPGTSQPGHPPIPAQPGYPGTPGTPGRPGTPGIPGTPPIPPQPGYPGSPGTPGTPGTPGIPGTPSIPPRPGYPGTPGTPGRPGTPGIPGTPPIPSQPGYPGSHGTPGTPGTPGIPGTPSIPPQPGYPGTPGTPGRPGTPGIPGTPPIPPQPGYPGSPGTPGIPGTPSIPPQPGYPGTPGTPGRPGTPGIPGTPPIPSQPGYPGSPGTPGTPGTPGIPGIPSIPPQPGTPGRPGKPGKPVHPGIPGHPGTPGYPGHPGHPGTSQPGLPPYPGYPTPPDGGVGGVGPDGPNGPWPNGPDGPEGPGGPGGPGGPEGPGGPVGGVGGVGGVGGEGGVGPDGPDGPWPTGSPGPDGPWPGDPDYVPGAKPTSRPRYDEPIKVQYPLKYYESTTPTTQHFDQPFYGNYGQKQVERLSSHSKVESEYTKNESSNENYDKRVESIAVDYPTKINSPFGVKDTRFQDQYGKFGYHSSQLNQNADEVNSLIETQRKESQKYSGQDNRGNYGGAKKIDRPQVSYNSKYFGQEKYQESSREDRKYSQQVTKVSQPIPYNPIVQVETNKSTKEDQSNVKFHSPNGSNAALIKQVNELSETPLEPNSGFAAIGVQPPTNTKPYQQSVGPDPQTCPCYLLDMANGTATTTSTTSIPLIGQLGFIPVVFVPYCPGSDQTDSENMKDMFPSATPIPYACDACNSLSGKLETKLLSVNQLGSIESLRDALRQAKLGFLNVSVRDRKERRRAKSRNAK is encoded by the exons ATGCTAGGCCGTATGCGGGCCGCTTTCTTCAGCCTG GTGGTTGCCACATCACTGTTGCAATGCACTCAGCAGCAAGGAAGCAGGCAGAACAGAGAAGTGGTGTTAAACATCAGTGATGATCAAAAAAGTCAATATTTGAATCAAGATTTCTATTCCA ATGCATACAATTACGGTTACGAAATTAGTCCCAGTGGACAGTTCCATCATGAAGTACGTGGACCAGATCACATCACTTATGGATGCTACGGATACATAGATCCATATGGGAAATTAAAAACAACTTTCTACATAAGTGACGGATGGGGATACCGTGTCGTACAACCAGGCAACGCGGTAGAACTATTCCTCCATGAACATGAACATCATCATGATGAATCGAATCAAGAAAATCACGATGATCACGGTGACCATGATCATCACGATCATCATGGTGTAATTACGGAATGGAGAGACCTATATTTCCCGCAAATTTGTAGACAATTCGATGGCACGGGTAGTGGACCCGGTATGCCTCCGATGGGCGGTg GTCCTAGTACAGATGGTTCAAGCAGTGGAGGAACTCCTGTAAGACCAGGACAACCCCAATATCCATCCCAACCCCCGGAATATCCTGCCCAACCCG GATATCCTGGCACGGGAGGTACACCTGGACAGCCTGGATACCCTGGCATTCCAGGAAACACAGGAACGCAACCTGTACCACAGCAGCCTGGATATCCTGGCAAACCTGGCACGCCAGGTATACCCGGGACGCAACCTGGACTACCACAACCTGGACATCCTGGTACCCCTGGTACACCAGGCATACCTGGAACTCCACCAATACCTGCTCAACCTGGATATCCTGGTACCCCTGGCACACCAGGTAGACCAGGTACACCAGGCACACCGGGTACTTCACAACCAG GTCATCCTCCAACACCTGTTCAACCTGGATATCCGGGTACCCCTGGCACACCAGGTAGACCAGAAACACCAGGCTTACCTGGAATTCCACCAATACCTGCTCAACCTGGATATCCTGGTACCCCTGGCACACCAGGTAGACCCGGTACACCAGGCACACCTGGAACTCCAACAATACCTCACCAACCAGGACATCCTGGTACCCCTGGCACACCAGGTAGACCCGGTACACCAGGGACACCTGGAACTCCACCAATACCTCACCAACCAGGACATCCTGGTACCCCTGGCACACCAGGTAGACCCGGTACACCAGGCACACCTGGAACTCCACCAACACCACCTCAACCTGGATATCCTGGCACCCCGGGCACGCCAGGCACGCCCGGAACACCAGGAATACCTGGAACCCCTCCAATCCCACCGCAACCAGGACATCCTGGTACCCCTGGCACACCAGGTACGCCCGGTACACCAGGCACACCTGGAACGCCACCGATACCTCCCCAACCAGGACATCCTGGTACCCCTGGCACCCCGGGTACGCCCGGAACACCAGGAATACCTGGAACCCCTCCAATCCCACCGCAACCAGGACATCCTGGAACCCCTGGCACACCAGGTAGACCGGGAACACCAGGAAGACCTGGAACCCCTCCAATCCCACCGCAACCAGGACATCCTGGTACCCCTGGCACACCAGGTAGACCGGGAACACCAGGAATACCTGGGACCCCACCAGTCCCACCGCAACCAGGACATCCTGGTACCCCTGGCACACCAGGTAGACCGGGAACACCAGGAAGACCTGGAACCCCTCCAATCCCACCGCAAACAGGACATCCTGGTACCCCTGGCACACCAGGTAGACCCGGAACACCAAGCATACCAGGAACTCCATCAATACCTTCCCAACCAGAACATCCTGGTACCCCTGGCACTCCGGGTACGCACGGAACACCAGGAATACCTGGAACCCCTCCAATCCCACCGCAAACAGGACATCCTGGTACCCCTGGCACATCAGGCAGACCCGGTACACCAGGCATACCTGGAATTCCACAAATACCTCCACAACCTGGATATCCTGGCACCCCTGGCACACCGGGTATTTCACAACCAG GGCATCATCCAATCCCATCTCATCCTGGATATCCGGGCACCGCTGGCACGCCAGGCACACCCGGAACACCAGGTACACCCGGCTCACCACCGACACCACCGCAAACTGTAACTCCTGGCAGACCAGGTAAACCAGGTACGCCCGTTCAACCTGGTATTCCCGGACACCCCGGTACACCTGGATACCCTAGCCACCCTGGCCCTTCTGCCCCAG GTCATCCGCCAATACCTTCCCAACCAGGACATCCTGGTATACCAGGTAGACCCGGTACACCAGGCATACCTGGAACTTCTCCAATACCACCTCAACCTGGATATCCTGGAAGCCCTGGGACGCCAGGCACACCTGGAACGCCAGGTATACCTGGAACGCCTCCAATATCTGGTCAACCTGGATATCCTGGTTCCCCAGGCACACCAGGTACACCAGACATACCTGGAACTCCACCAATACCACCTCAACCTGGCTATCCTGGCACCCCTGGCACACCGGGTAGACCAGGTAAACCAGGTAAACCAGGTAAACCAGGTAGGCCCGTTCTCCCTGGAATTCACGGACACCCCGGTACTCCTGGATACCCCGGCTACCCTGGTACTTCTCAACCGG GTCATCCTACAATACCTGCACAACCTGGATATCCTGGAATCCCGGGCACACCCGGTAGTCCCGGTACACCAGGCATACCTGGAACTCCGCCAATACCACCTCAACCTGGATATCCTGGCAGCCCTGGTACGCCAGGCACACCTGGAACGCCAGGTATACCTGGAACTCCTCCAATATCTGGTCAACCTGGATATCCTGGTTCTCCTGGCACACCAGGTACACCAGGTACACCAGACATACCTGGAACTCCACCAATACCACCTCAACCTGGATATCCTGGCAGCCCTGGCACGCCAGGCACACCTGAAACGCCAGGTATACCTGGAACTCCACCAATACCTCCGCAACCTGGATATCCTGGTTCCCCTGGCACACCAAGTACACCAGGTACACCAGACATACCTGGAACTCCTCCAATACCACCTCAACCGGGATATCCTGGCACCCCGGGCACGCCAGGCACACCCGGAACGCCAGGTATACCCGGGATACCACCCACGTACCCAAAACCTGGAACCCCTGGTAGACCAGGTAAACCAGGTAAGCCCGTTCACCCTGGAATTCACGGACATCCTGGTACTCCTGGATACCCTGGCTATCCTGGTACGTCTCAACCGG GTCATCCTGCTCAACCTGGATATCCTGGCACCCCTGGCACACCAGGTATACCTGGAACTCCACCAATTCCTGCTCAACCTGGATATCCTGGTACACCTGGTACACCAGGTAGACCAGGTACACCAGGCATACCTGGAACTCCACCAACACCACCTCAACCTGGATATCCTGGCACCCCGGGCACGCCAGGCACGCCCGGGACGCCAGATATACCCGGAATACCATCGACACCGCCCCAACCTGGAACTCCTGGCAGACCGGGTAAACCAGGTAAGCCCGTTCACCCTGGTATTCCCGGACACCCCAGTACTCCTGGATACCCTGGCCACCCTGGTACTTCTCAACCGG GTCATCCTTCAATACCTGCTCAACCTGGATATCCTGGCAGCCCTGGCACACCAGGTAGACCAGGAACACCAGGTATACCTGGAACTCCACCAATTCCTGCTCAACCTGGATATCCTGGTACACCTGGCACACCAGGTAGACCAGGTACACCAGGCATACCTGGAACTCCACCAATACCTCCTCAACCTGGATATCCTGGCAGCCCTGGCACGCCAGGCACACCCGGAACGCCTGGTATACCCGGAATACCATCCATACCGTCACAACCTGGAACTCCTGGTACACCGGGTAAACCAGGTAAACCCATTCACCCTGGTATTCCGGGACACCCCGGTACTCCTGGATACCCTGGCCACCCAGGTACTTCTCAACCGG GTCATCCTCCGATACCTGCTCAACCTGGATATCCTGGCACCCCTGGCACACCGGGTAGACCAGGTACACCAGGTATACCTGGAACTCCACCAATACCACCTCAACCTGGATATCCTGGCAGCCCTGGCACGCCAGGCACACCTGGAACGCCAGGTATACCTGGAACTCCATCAATACCTCCTCAACCTGGCTATCCTGGCACCCCTGGCACACCGGGTAGGCCAGGTACACCAGGCATACCTGGAACTCCACCAATACCTCCACAACCTGGCTATCCTGGCACCCCTGGCACACCGGGTAGACCAGGTTCACCAGGCATACCTGGAACTCCACCAATATCACCTCAACCTGGATATCCTGGCAGCCCTGGCACGCCAGGCACACCCGGAACGCCAGGTATACCCGGAGTACCATCCACACCATCACAACCTGGAGCTCCTGGTAGACCGGGTAAACCAGGTAAACCCATTCACCCTGGTATTCCCGGACACCCTGGTACTCCTGGATACCCTGGCCACCCAGGTACTTCGCAACCGG GTCATCCTCCGATACCTGCTCAACCTGGATATCCTGGCACCCCTGGCACACCGGGTAGACCAGGTACACCAGGTATACCTGGAACTCCACCAATACCACCTCAACCTGGATATCCTGGCAGCCCTGGCACGCCAGGCACACCTGGAACGCCAGGTATACCTGGAACTCCATCAATACCTCCTCGACCTGGCTATCCTGGCACCCCTGGCACACCGGGTAGGCCAGGTACACCAGGCATACCTGGAACTCCACCAATACCATCTCAACCTGGATATCCTGGCAGCCATGGCACGCCAGGCACACCTGGAACGCCAGGTATACCTGGAACTCCATCAATACCTCCTCAACCTGGCTATCCTGGCACCCCTGGCACACCGGGTAGGCCAGGTACACCAGGCATACCTGGAACTCCTCCAATACCACCTCAACCTGGATATCCTGGCAGCCCTGGCACGCCAGGTATACCTGGAACTCCATCAATACCTCCTCAACCTGGCTATCCTGGCACCCCTGGCACACCGGGTAGGCCAGGTACACCAGGTATACCTGGAACTCCACCAATACCATCTCAACCTGGATATCCTGGGAGCCCTGGCACGCCAGGCACACCCGGAACGCCAGGTATACCCGGTATACCATCCATACCACCACAACCTGGAACTCCTGGTAGACCGGGTAAACCAGGTAAACCCGTTCACCCTGGTATTCCCGGACACCCCGGTACTCCTGGATACCCTGGCCACCCTGGCCACCCTGGTACTTCTCAACCGG GGCTTCCTCCATATCCTGGATATCCAACTCCTCCAGATGGTGGTGTAGGCGGTGTTGGACCTGATGGCCCCAACGGCCCATGGCCCAATGGTCCAGACGGTCCTGAAGGCCCGGGTGGACCTGGAGGTCCAGGAGGACCTGAAGGACCCGGTGGCCCCGTCGGAGGTGTTGGAGGAGTCGGCGGGGTAGGTGGCGAAGGAGGTGTTGGACCTGATGGTCCAGATGGTCCATGGCCAACAGGCTCTCCCGGTCCCGATGGACCATGGCCTGGTGACCCAGACTATGTACCCGGAGCAAAACCAACATCACGCCCAAGATACGATGAACCTATCAAAGTACAATACCCTCTAAAGTACTATGAATCCACTACACCGACTACACAACACTTTGACCAACCATTCTACGGGAACTATGGGCAGAAGCAAGTCGAACGACTGTCTTCTCACTCCAAAGTAGAATCAGAATACACTAAAAACGAATCTTCGAATGAGAACTACGACAAGAGAGTCGAATCCATAGCTGTCGATTACCCGACCAAGATAAACAGTCCGTTTGGTGTGAAAGACACACGGTTTCAAGATCAATACGGAAAGTTCGGTTATCATTCAAGTCAATTGAATCAGAATGCGGATGAGGTTAACTCTCTTATAGAAACGCAACGAAAGGAGTCCCAGAAGTATTCCGGGCAAGATAATAGAGGCAACTACGGCGGCGCGAAGAAGATAGATAGGCCTCAGGTATCTTACAACTCAAAGTATTTCGGTCAAGAGAAATACCAAGAGAGTTCTCGCGAGGATCGTAAATACTCCCAGCAGGTTACCAAAGTGAGCCAGCCTATTCCCTACAATCCGATCGTTCAGGTAGAGACGAACAAGTCTACCAAGGAGGATCAGTCCAATGTAAAGTTTCACTCTCCAAACGGAAGCAATGCCGCGCTAATTAAACAGGTAAACGAATTGTCTGAGACCCCGTTAGAGCCGAATTCCGGATTCGCCGCTATAGGAGTTCAACCTCCGACCAACACGAAACCCTATCAGCAATCAGTAGGGCCAGACCCGCAAACCTGTCCCTGTTACCTGCTCGATATGGCGAACGGTACCGCAACCACTACAAGCACCACATCCATTCCTCTCATTGGTCAGCTTGGCTTCATTCCCGTGGTATTCGTACCATACTGTCCGGGTAGCGACCAGACGGACAGCGAAAACATGAAAGACATGTTCCCGTCTGCAACGCCTATTCCATACGCATGCGACGCGTGCAACTCGCTGAGCGGAAAACTCGAAACGAAGCTTCTCAGCGTGAATCAGCTTGGCAGTATAGAGAGTCTAAGGGATGCATTGCGACAGGCGAAACTTGGCTTTTTGAATGTTTCAGTTCGGGATCGAAAGGAGAGGCGAAGAGCGAAGAGCCGGAACGCGAAATGA